The nucleotide window ACAAATCGGATAAAACTGGCTAAAATTCCGTGATGTATATCACAGAATGAGGGCTTTTAGAAATGGTTTAAATAAGGTAGAAGAAAATGAAGCTTGAAGGATATAAAGTTTCATTTTGAATAAAACCTTAGGAAAATAAATCGACATTTTCATTGTAAATAATCTTGTGAAGATATTCACGAATTTGTCACATATAGAAAGGAGCCATTCAAATGAAAATTTTGAAGCTATTGTCCGTCATTATTTTATTATTCATATTCCAGCTGCCTGTTATGGGTAACGCTGAGGAAAAAAACAATGTCTTGAATATGGAGGAGCTAACGATTCAGGTGATGCCAGAATATTCCTACCATCCAAAAGATAAGAAAAAGAATGCCCCGCTTTTGGTCGGATATCATGGAGCATTGAAGAACAATGCGGAAGAAGCACAAAAAGGTCAGGTAGTCATCCCTCTGCCAATGGATGAAAAGAATTTCAGAATTGGTTTTGTTGCTGATTATTCTCGTGACCTTACTGAAATGAATGAAATTCGATATGAACTTGATAAGGAAAACGGGACGATATCATGGGAAACGAGTGAGGAAATACAGCCCCAAGAGATCTACAAGTTTGTGATTGAGTACTATACAGACAGCATCAAGGAAAAAGACGGCACTAAATCATTGACTTACGATTTTAAAAACTTTGCTGAGATCGGATTGTTGAACTTGATTTTTGTTGAGCCGCTTAATTCGGAAAGCTTTAAGCTGGAGCCTCCTTCAGAGCAGCATCAGAAAAACTCCTACAACATGAATATGTTTCTGTATCAAAGCCAAGGGATGAAGCCTGGTGAAGAAAAGAATATCTCACTTGAATACAAACGAGCTGACGATAGGACTACAGCGGAGATCATGGAGGCTATGGCCGGGGATGCAAACAAGGCTGGCACTGTAAAACAAAATGAAGAAAAAATGCCTCTGTGGCTTGTCATTACAGTCGTTGGCAGTGTGACAACATTTGCAGCAGTACTATTGATTTTCTTTATGAAGAAAAAGAAAGTAAAGCCGGTTAAGGATGAAGCTTCAAAGGATTATGAAGCCAAAAAGTCAAAGCTCCGTGCCATGCTTGTGGAAGGAAGCATTACCGAAGCGGAATACAACGAATTGATCAAAAAGCTGGGAGGTAGGAATTGATGTCCAAAAATAAAAAAATTGTGGTGGGGCTGGGTCTGGCAGCAGTGGCATTCGTGATCATGATGTTTTCAACAATGCCTAGCGCAGGGAGCAAGGAAATCACGATTGCCGATCTCAGCAAAAATGGTTCGAAATATGAAGGCGATTATATTATGACGCAGGGATTGCTCAATAAAGAATCTGTTAAATGGGACGCAGACAAACTGGAGCTCCGTTTCGAACTACACGAGGAAGGACAAGGAGCGCTTCAAATATTCCATAAAGGCATCAAGCCGGACAATTTCACAGAGGATGTCATCGTTTTAGTGGAAGGCTTTATCCAAAAAGACGGAGTGTTCAAAGCTGAAAAAGTCCAGACAAAATGCCCGACAAAATATGAAGGCGAAGACATGGAGAACTATGATACCGAAATGCATAAGGAAATATACAAAAATGACAAGCCGGAATAAAACAGATGGGTGGTTATCTGTATGTATTTAATTGGGAACATCTCAATTTACCTTGGCATTGTGATTTCACTTTATGGAATCATGGACAATATTGTCGGGATTAAGAAGAAAAGCGGTAAGTGGATTGAAAGTGCAAGAGGCGCAGTACTATCCCTAGCTTTTGTGGCAAGCATCGCATCCTTCCTGTTGCTTTATCTTCTCGGAACGAGCCAGTTCCAATATAAATATGTGGCTTCGTATACAAATGAGAGCCTGCCGATGGCTTATAAGCTGACAGCATTTTGGGCAGGCAACGCTGGATCCCTGTTGTTATGGGCCGTCCTTCTAGCGCTATACACGTCAATGATCGTTTTTTCAAAAGAAAAGAAGAACCCGATGATGCCATATGTTTCGAGCATTCTGCTGGTGAACATCCTGTTCTTTTTTACAGTGATGACCCTCAATGCCAACCCTTTTGAAATGACCGATAAAATTCCAGCTGACGGCAAAGGTCTTAACCCGATGCTGCAGAATCCGGGAATGATCCTGCACCCTGTCACACTCTATATGGGTTATGTCGGGCTGGCAGTACCATTCGCATTCGGAATTGCTGCTCTGATCCTGAAAAGAATGGATTCAGAATGGATCAAGCTGACGAGGAGATGGACCTTGCTTGCATGGCTGTTCCTGACGCTCGGCAATGTGATTGGCGGCTGGTGGGCATATCTTGAGCTAGGCTGGGGCGGTTACTGGGCATGGGACCCGGTTGAAAATGCCTCGTTCCTTCCATGGCTGACTGTATCCGCGTTCCTGCACTCAGTGATGATCCAGGAACGGAAAAACATGCTGAAAACCTGGAATGTAAGCTTGATCATTCTTTCTTACATCCTGACACTTTTTGGAACCTTCCTTGTCAGGAGCGGAATCCTGACGAGTGTCCATGCGTTCGGTGACAGTAATCTGGGTACTTACTTCCTTGTTTTCATGGCTTTCATGATGCTGTTTTCTCTGTATATCGTGATGACAAGGTATGGACTGATTAAAAAAGACAGCAGTCCAATTGAAGCTTATTTCTCAAAAGAAAGCAGCTTCCTGCTGAACAACCTGATTCTGGTGGCTGCCGCGTTCGCTGTTTTCTGGGGGACAATGTATCCGCTGATTTCAGAAACTTTTACAGGCACAAAGGTTAATGTCGGAGCACCATATTTTAATACAGTCATGGCTCCGATCTTGCTTGTGCTAATCATATTGATGGGCATCTGCCCGCTGATTGCATGGCAAAAAGCGGTCTTTGAAAAATTCATGAAGAACACGCTTTGGCCGCTGGCAATGGGTGTGGCAACAGCCATCATCCTGCTCGCTTTTGGCGTCAAGGGAATTTACGCGATTATCGGCCTGTCGGCAACAAGCTTCATGTTCGGGACGCACCTGCAAGAATTCGCTAGAGGCATCAGTGCCAGACGGAAAGCAACGAAGGAAAACATCCTGAAGGCTGCTTTCAAACTGACGGTAAAAAACCAGCGCCGCTACGGTGGCTATATCGTGCACATCGGAATTGCGGTCATCGCAGTGGGTGTCATTTCTTCGCACACTTACTCAACAGAAGTGTTGAAAACGGTAGATGCCGGCAACAGCATCAAAACCGGGGATTACAGCCTTAGATTCAACGAACTGACCGAACATACGAAAAACGGCAACGGAATAGTGGTGGCTGATATCGATGTGACCTATAAGGGTAAGAACATCGGCAAAATCAAGCCAGAAAAAATCTTTTACGAAACATGGACTGAACCATCAACAGAAGTAGCAATCAAGACGAACTGGAGCCAGGATTTGTACGTGGTATTAAGCTCCTGGGAGAACAAAGACAAAGTGACGTTCATGGTAAAAGTAAATCCGTTCGTCAGCTGGATATGGATGGGCGGCATCATCATGGTGATCGGCACAGCATTCGCCCTCATAGGCGGCAGGCCGTCAACATCCCGCTATCAAATCAATAAAGGCATCTCGAGAGTGGGAGGGTGAAGAAGATGAATAAGAAAATTCTTTTAACAACACTTCTTTTGCTTATCCTGATTCCAAGTATAACGACAGCTTTTACTTACAATTCGAAGGAATTCAAGCACATCATCGGCCAGCTTGATATGCAGGGCCATGCTGATCATGAACTATCCACCTGTTCAGTAAAAAAAAATCTATTACGATGAAGTAGTTGAAATGCTGAATGGCGGCAAATCAGAACCGGAAATCATCCAGTCCTATGTTGATGAATACGGGCAGGCAGCCTTGAGAACTCCGGGCGGCGGCACAAGTGGCTGGATTGCCTGGGGAATGCCAGCTGCGGGAGTGGGGATTGGCAGTGTGATTGTCGGTGTCTGGCTCAGGAAATTAACGGCCAAAAAAGCAGAATCAAAGCTTGTGACAAAGGCTGAATGGAATTCGGAAGTTGAAAAAGAAATTGCGGCAAAAACATTTGACGAAGAGCGCCGGAAGCTTTTCTAGGAGCTGATCAAAATGGATTATCTATTTTTAATAATTGGTTCACTCGTAATCATTACTTGCTTTTACTTCATCATTTCACCTTTCTTCTTGGCTGGCGATGGGGCCTGCTGAGGAAATGGAGACAGAGAGTGAAAAGCTGACGCTTGAGCAGGTTTACAGTGCTGTGAATGAGCTGGAAATGGACTTCTTAATGAAGAAAATCACTCGTGAGGATTTTGAAAAATTGAAAGAAGATTACCAATTGCTCGCGGTCGAAATGTTAAAGGAAGAAGCGCAAGGACGCAAGGCAAAACATCTCCAAAAGAACAAAAAGAAGATAAAGGATGCCGAAGCAGAGGCAGAAATTCTTAAAGAACTGAAAAAGCTTCGCCAGCAGAAGGAGTGATAGTATGGCGCCAGCCTACCATCCTGAATGGCTTGTGAACTTCTGGCTCAGTACTCCGGGTGTGAACATGGTGAATCCGCACTATTTGCTGATCGTTTTAACTGCTGTGATTATTGTTTTGTGGTTTTTGCGAAAGCAGAGGAAACCTGCCGTGCACATTCTTGGTGAGGAAGACCAGTTGTTCAAACATCTTTTACTCAGAAAAAAAGTGATCGAAGGGGAGCTGGCCGGTCTCGAAGCAAGGCTGTCAGCATCAGAAATCACTGAAGAGAACTTTAAAAAACTGAAACTTGATTACCAGAGTCATCTCGCCGAGGTAAACAAAGAACTCGAACAATACACTTAACGAAAGAGTTGGGGACCATGCTGGAACTGAAGAAAATGACCAAAATGCTGGGCGACAAACTCGTCTTAAGGAACATCACCCTTTCATTGGAAAAAGGGGAAATCTTAGCGGTGATTGTCCCGAACGGAGCAGGAAAGAGCACCTTCTTTAAATGCACAGTCGGACTCCTTCAGCCAACGAGCGGGGAAATTCTCCTGGATGGAAAGCTTGTTAAGAAAAATACAGCTGAGATTAAGCAGCGGATTGGCTTTTTAGGTCATGAATCATTTTTGTACAATAATCTGTCCCCGCTCGAAAATCTCAAATTTTATGGAAAGCTTTACAAAGTAAAGCACCTGGACAGGAAAGCCAATGAACTTTTGAAAGAAGTGGGGCTCTATCTTTTTCGCGATATGCCCATTCGCTCCTTTTCAAGAGGAATGATGCAAAGACTGGCCATCGCCAGAGTGCTGCTGCCTGACCCGGATATCCTGATGCTTGATGAACCGCATACGGGTCTTGATCAGGAGGCTGTGGCATTGCTGAATAAAATCATTAAAAACAAACGGGACATCGGGACTTCAATCCTGATCATCTCTCATGATTTTGAGCAGGTGCATGCACTTGCTGACAGAGCCGCCGTACTAAAAAAAGGCAAGATCGTCTCAACAAGGCGCCTTGGAAAAGAAGTAAGCCTGGCAGAGATGAAAACCTGGTACGAAGCAGAGGTGAAGAGCTCATGATTTCGATCCTTAGAGATGCTTGGACGATTGCCAGCAAAGATCTGAGCAATGAGATCAAAACTAAGCAGACAATCGGCATGATGATCATCTTCTCAAGTCTCGTCGTCTTGATTTTCAGCTTTGCATTCGATCCGACAAACAATATGGTAAAGGCTGTCATTCCAGGGCTTGTCTGGCTGATTACCGTCTTTTCCGGAATCCTCGGGCTAAATCGTTCCTTTCTTTCTGAGCATGAAAACGATGCGCTGACAGGACTGCGCTCGGCACCGATCGACCCTTCCAGCATCTATCTTGGAAAGGTTTTGGCGAACTTCATCCTTGTTACGGCAGTGCAGCTGGTAAGCATTCCAGTGTTGTTCCTGCTGTTCGACTACCGCTTTTTCGGAAAAGTAAGCTGGTTCATCCTTGTGGTCATCATCGGCACGCTCGGATTCATTATCGTCGGGACCTTCCTGGCTGCGCTTTCGGCGAACGCCAAGAACAGTGAGATGCTTTTGCCGGTATTGCTCCTGCCGCTGCTAAGTCCGCTGCTGATCGCCGGGGTCCAGGCAACAAGGATCATTCTTGAAAATGAAGGGATTGCAGATGCAGCTTCCTGGATCAGATTGATGGCTGCTTACGATTTATTGTTCCTGGCGGCGTGCTTTTTCTTATTCGAATTTATTATGGAGGGATCTTGATGAAAAAGAATACTGGCATTATCGACCGGCTGCTGCTGTTTACGTTGATTCCGACAGTTTTTATCGCGCTTTATCTGATTTTTATATGGTCGCCTGTAGAAAAATTCATGGGCGCTTCACAGAAGATTTTCTACTTTCATGTAGGCAGTGCCTGGGTAGCCTTTTTGGCCTTCGGAGTTGTTGGCTATTACAGCGTGAGGGTGCTGATCAAACCAAGGCTTCAGCATCATATCAATGCCGGAATTTCAGCTGAAATTGGTGTGCTTTTCACGACCATCACACTGATTACCGGCATGATCTGGGGAAAATCAAGCTGGAATACATGGTGGACTTGGGAACCGCGTCTAGCGACAACCCTGATTCTATGGTTCATCTATGTTGCTTATCTGTTCGTCCGCAAGATGGATGGCTCAATGGAAAAAATCGCGAGGCTATCAGCTGTTTTTGGAATCATTGGTGTCATCAATGTCCCGATTGTCTTCATGGCAATTCGCTGGTGGAACACGAAGCTGCATCCGGTTGTGTTCGGTGAAGGCAAAAACCAGTCAGGCGGCGGAGTTGAACCAGATATGCTGGTCGCATTGCTGTTCTCGATTTTTACGATTACCTTGCTGTATGCGTTCTTGATGCGCAAAGGTATCGAAATTGAAAAAATGAGGCACATAGTCAAAAAAGCAAAATCAAAAGCAATGGAAAAGCTAGCAGGATAATTACTAAGGAGGAGTTTAAAATGACTTACTTATTCATGGCTTACTCAGTTATTTGGACGTTGATCGCTGGTTATGTTGTAGTGCTTGGCCGCCGCCAGAAGCAGTTGAAGAAAGAGCTCGAACTTCTGGAAGAATGGAACTCAGATTTTTAAAAAGCGGGTGAATAGAATGGGCAAAAAGATTGTTCCGATCATTGTCATCGCTGCCGTCATCGGAGTTCTCGGCTTTTTGGTCAGCGGACTGGGAGGAAAAGCATCGGACCAGCCTGGTGACCAGTCCATCGATTTTGAGCTGCAGGATATCGAAGGCAACACGTATAAATTATCGGATTTTAAAGGCAAGCCAGTAGTGCTTAACTTTTTCGCGACCTGGTGCGCACCGTGCATTGACGAAGCTCCTGAACTGGAAGCATTCGGTAAGGAGTATAAGGATGCGAAGCTTTTGATCCTTGCTAAAGGCGAATCGAAAAAACGAATGGGAAAATACATTTCGGAAAGCGGCTCTGAGCTTACGTATCTTTTAGATACAAAAGAAGACATTTCAAAAGATTACAACGTCATCGGCCAGCCTGAAACCATCATCATCGATGGTAACGGTGTCATTGTTGAACGTTTCTCCGGCCCGACAACGAAGGACGATTTAATCAGAATGATCCAGGAAAACGTTTCACCATAACCTTGGTTAAAGCACACCCGTGTTTTAATAAAGCTGTTTTTTAGTTGAACCATGAGAAAACAGATTTTAGTAGATTGCGAGAATCCGCTTTAAGGGAGGTGAAAAAGATGCTGAAAAAGCTACTGGGAATAGACAAAAAGATGCTGTTATTCATTGGCCTATTTGCTGGAATCATTGTTTCTGTCGTCACTGTCAAAACGCTTGCTTATACCGATTCACCGGAATTTTGCTCGAGCTGCCATATCATGACAGAGGTCCATGATTCATTCTCTGATTCCAATCACGCCGGTCTGTCCTGCGGAGACTGCCATTTACCGCATGATAGCATGGTGAATAAATACACCTATAAGGCAAAGGCCGGAATGACGCATGTGTATTTCAACACGCTTGGTGAAGCAAAGATCCCGAAGGTGCTTCACGCAACGGAAGGTTCTGAGGAAGTCATCAATGAGAACTGCATCAGCTGCCATGAGAATACGCTGGACAACATCTCACATGATGCGAAAGACAGCTGTTCAAGCTGCCACCAGGCAATACCGCACGGCAAAGGCTTTAAAACAGAAGACTATTTTAAACCGCCGAAACCAGGCGAGCTTTTAGAAAATAAAGGAGGTACGATGAACAATGGCTAGAAATTTCCGCTGGGCATTCTTGCTCCTTGCGGCTGTCATGCTCATCATAACAGGCTGCTCGAGCTCGGAAGATGAAGCAACTTCCGCAAGCGAGCTGAAAACTGGGCTGAGCAAAGATGAAATCAGCAACGAGGCCTTCAAGGACCTTTTCCCGCTGCAATATGACAGCTACAAGCAAAATGAAAAAATGGAGGATACGAAGTACAGCGGTTCCGTCAAACGAAGCAAGTTCGATCATGACAAGGAACCGTATCTGCCAGTCCTTTTTAACGGCTATGGCTTTGCGACTGAGTACAATGAGGATCGCGGCCATATCTATGCCAATGAGGATGTCCGGGCAATCGCTCGTATCACTGACAAATCAATCGGATCATGCTTAACCTGTAAGTCGACTGCTGTTCCTCACATGATTGAGGAAATGGGAGACGATTACTGGGGGGGCAATTTTAACAAAGATATCTGGCTAAAAGCAGAAGCGATGGGCCATTCACCAATCGGCTGCTCAGACTGCCATGATCCACAG belongs to Mesobacillus subterraneus and includes:
- a CDS encoding TlpA family protein disulfide reductase, encoding MGKKIVPIIVIAAVIGVLGFLVSGLGGKASDQPGDQSIDFELQDIEGNTYKLSDFKGKPVVLNFFATWCAPCIDEAPELEAFGKEYKDAKLLILAKGESKKRMGKYISESGSELTYLLDTKEDISKDYNVIGQPETIIIDGNGVIVERFSGPTTKDDLIRMIQENVSP
- a CDS encoding cytochrome c3 family protein, which encodes MLKKLLGIDKKMLLFIGLFAGIIVSVVTVKTLAYTDSPEFCSSCHIMTEVHDSFSDSNHAGLSCGDCHLPHDSMVNKYTYKAKAGMTHVYFNTLGEAKIPKVLHATEGSEEVINENCISCHENTLDNISHDAKDSCSSCHQAIPHGKGFKTEDYFKPPKPGELLENKGGTMNNG
- the ccmA gene encoding heme ABC exporter ATP-binding protein CcmA, which codes for MLELKKMTKMLGDKLVLRNITLSLEKGEILAVIVPNGAGKSTFFKCTVGLLQPTSGEILLDGKLVKKNTAEIKQRIGFLGHESFLYNNLSPLENLKFYGKLYKVKHLDRKANELLKEVGLYLFRDMPIRSFSRGMMQRLAIARVLLPDPDILMLDEPHTGLDQEAVALLNKIIKNKRDIGTSILIISHDFEQVHALADRAAVLKKGKIVSTRRLGKEVSLAEMKTWYEAEVKSS
- a CDS encoding heme exporter protein CcmB → MISILRDAWTIASKDLSNEIKTKQTIGMMIIFSSLVVLIFSFAFDPTNNMVKAVIPGLVWLITVFSGILGLNRSFLSEHENDALTGLRSAPIDPSSIYLGKVLANFILVTAVQLVSIPVLFLLFDYRFFGKVSWFILVVIIGTLGFIIVGTFLAALSANAKNSEMLLPVLLLPLLSPLLIAGVQATRIILENEGIADAASWIRLMAAYDLLFLAACFFLFEFIMEGS
- a CDS encoding CcmD family protein — protein: MTYLFMAYSVIWTLIAGYVVVLGRRQKQLKKELELLEEWNSDF
- a CDS encoding cytochrome c-type biogenesis protein CcmH — encoded protein: MLNGGKSEPEIIQSYVDEYGQAALRTPGGGTSGWIAWGMPAAGVGIGSVIVGVWLRKLTAKKAESKLVTKAEWNSEVEKEIAAKTFDEERRKLF
- a CDS encoding ammonia-forming cytochrome c nitrite reductase subunit c552; protein product: MARNFRWAFLLLAAVMLIITGCSSSEDEATSASELKTGLSKDEISNEAFKDLFPLQYDSYKQNEKMEDTKYSGSVKRSKFDHDKEPYLPVLFNGYGFATEYNEDRGHIYANEDVRAIARITDKSIGSCLTCKSTAVPHMIEEMGDDYWGGNFNKDIWLKAEAMGHSPIGCSDCHDPQTMDLRVTRPSFIKGMESQGIDMSNPTKNDMRNYVCGQCHVEYYFAADNGEVTYPWANGFESEDMYEYYETTAKEQGFEKDWVHNVSGTPMLKAQHPDFETHIEGPHGEAGVTCSDCHMPYDRVDGKKENQLTLVDISTEDDGSVMCNLPYEQRYG
- a CDS encoding cytochrome c maturation protein CcmE, with protein sequence MSKNKKIVVGLGLAAVAFVIMMFSTMPSAGSKEITIADLSKNGSKYEGDYIMTQGLLNKESVKWDADKLELRFELHEEGQGALQIFHKGIKPDNFTEDVIVLVEGFIQKDGVFKAEKVQTKCPTKYEGEDMENYDTEMHKEIYKNDKPE
- a CDS encoding heme lyase CcmF/NrfE family subunit gives rise to the protein MYLIGNISIYLGIVISLYGIMDNIVGIKKKSGKWIESARGAVLSLAFVASIASFLLLYLLGTSQFQYKYVASYTNESLPMAYKLTAFWAGNAGSLLLWAVLLALYTSMIVFSKEKKNPMMPYVSSILLVNILFFFTVMTLNANPFEMTDKIPADGKGLNPMLQNPGMILHPVTLYMGYVGLAVPFAFGIAALILKRMDSEWIKLTRRWTLLAWLFLTLGNVIGGWWAYLELGWGGYWAWDPVENASFLPWLTVSAFLHSVMIQERKNMLKTWNVSLIILSYILTLFGTFLVRSGILTSVHAFGDSNLGTYFLVFMAFMMLFSLYIVMTRYGLIKKDSSPIEAYFSKESSFLLNNLILVAAAFAVFWGTMYPLISETFTGTKVNVGAPYFNTVMAPILLVLIILMGICPLIAWQKAVFEKFMKNTLWPLAMGVATAIILLAFGVKGIYAIIGLSATSFMFGTHLQEFARGISARRKATKENILKAAFKLTVKNQRRYGGYIVHIGIAVIAVGVISSHTYSTEVLKTVDAGNSIKTGDYSLRFNELTEHTKNGNGIVVADIDVTYKGKNIGKIKPEKIFYETWTEPSTEVAIKTNWSQDLYVVLSSWENKDKVTFMVKVNPFVSWIWMGGIIMVIGTAFALIGGRPSTSRYQINKGISRVGG
- a CDS encoding cytochrome c biogenesis protein; the encoded protein is MKKNTGIIDRLLLFTLIPTVFIALYLIFIWSPVEKFMGASQKIFYFHVGSAWVAFLAFGVVGYYSVRVLIKPRLQHHINAGISAEIGVLFTTITLITGMIWGKSSWNTWWTWEPRLATTLILWFIYVAYLFVRKMDGSMEKIARLSAVFGIIGVINVPIVFMAIRWWNTKLHPVVFGEGKNQSGGGVEPDMLVALLFSIFTITLLYAFLMRKGIEIEKMRHIVKKAKSKAMEKLAG